TATATAGTATGTACCATCTCGTCGTGTAAGTGGTATCAACAATTCATAAGTGTGTAGGCCTACTAGATTTCATTTTCCGTGCTAAACAAGTGTAGTTTTCTACTTATTAGGTCAGTTCAATGAATTGACGCCTGTTGTAAGTTTCATTGACTATTTGATATGTAGAAGATTTTTTCACACATAGTATTAGGAGTAATTATGTAAAGATTTTACAACTTATCGAGTGCAAAACAGTACTTATAATGATATGTAAATCAGTGCTGTATATTATATTCCCTACACGCATATtctaaatacattaaacaatgAAAAGGCACTACCGAGGCCACTTTACTAATCATACTGGTCCACATCGTTATAATTTACATTCAGAAGTAGCGCTAGATATACCTAAGGCATTTGAGACCTAAAAATGAGTGGAAAGATTTATCAAAATCATTGATTTAAAAGAACGATAATGAAAAAAGTATACCTTGgaaaattaactaattaaagATAATTGCGTTCATCTTACTTTCCCATAAATATATcctctattttatataataatatattttctatttgataaattatcaaATCACACTATATAaactatagaatataatattaacaataataattaaaaatctaccACCATACTAAATCTTAACCATAAAGcttttatagtattaatatcATTCCCAAAATGAATAAATCCCAACACACATTATGTGCCTTTCCAAAATACATTAGGTAGATCTGCAGCTATACTTAGTAAGTGATACATTCCTACAGAAAGCGTGAACTGTGAAGACTAGAACACATAAAATACTATGGGATATTGTCTTCCTTAGTTTGGAAAATAGATATCGCCCACATATAAGATTCCTACAAATGGTGCCGACATCTACCATATACTATAATTCTCTAACCTACAGTTTGTGTTTGTTTAACTCTATACTACATTGATTCGTTCTTTGGCGTATACACCTTAGTAACCATAGTCATTACTGATAGATAATATCAAATATGtccatcaaatatttttattacaagattTCTTATCTAGTGAAAAAATTGCAACATTATTTCCACTAATTTTctcaattacaataataactataaCTATATTAGTgcatatacaaaaattttagtaataattaaaaaaattgcaacaatatttaataagataaatttttCGAAATGcgcatcataataataattttatagtgaaGTTAAAATCTCTCAGAATAGGTACTACcatagtttattaaatatgaagAGTAGCaagaacaataattaaaaatataaaacatcaaGAAAATTGTATAGTTAGCAAGTGACAGTATACTAATAGCAGACAtatttagtaaaagtatttatagaGTCTCGcatcttaattataaaaaagccaAATTGCTGCAATTTATTCACCAGATACAGCCAGATATGAAAACTTTATTGCCTCTACTTCAATAGGTAACCTATGATAAACATggacaaaatgtaaatattcaaaattttggaCTCTGGTTTTCATAGCTCATGTTCTTTTCTGTATAAGTTGAGCAAATAAGATATTAAGAGCATACCTAGCCATTGATCCTACATTTTGACCCCCCACTTAGAGACCTGAATCCATCCCTGTCCATGTGAGTTAAGACCAATGTTTATACAAGCTCATTGTCCTGGCTACTGACCTCCTGCAGTAGGTCCTGTGCAGCGATGGCCTTCAGCACATTCTTCTTGCTGGTCTCCTGGAGCTCTCCACCAAGCACCAGCTCatccaatataaaataagcCTTTTCAAAGTTGAAGATGATATCCAGTTCGCACACCtgtaagaataaattatttaaagcattagagtatgatattattatatataaaaaacttttaaaaatcttCTATATACTccttgtttataattaattttaaacaaaccgagaaaaaattataaataaattaataaaaatacaacaaaaggAAACTCACACTGCCAAAGTACTTGTCCAACAGTTCCACATAGCGGTGGATCAGCTCCAGGGTAAGCAGCTCATTGTCCTCCTGTTCCATGGCACAGCAGAAGTACAGCGATGCATATCTACAAAACAAATGACaatcatttatgttttatattaaaccatggcattaagtccgcatgtataccatgtgtacaaaggctaaataaataaattaaataaataaataaaccatttattaagaaaattgtaGAGCTTCccattttatataacaattattaaaatagaccTGCTTAATcgatgacgttttacaaatagacgcatcatacactaacaaaattgcacataaaaacggcgcaatatttactatagtcacagccctagcggctcacATTAACACGGCCCGAGTAtgcccgaatgggcccgagcgccGTCCGCCGACCGTCggcatgacagtcgaataaaatgcatttattagttaaaaaataacttaaatagtgtatacttattactaacatatgaaatgaaatgttttttttattcacagttggagtataatttgtacatcgtctaaaaacacaggaaggcattttatttataaaaatacaaatgttagtaagccgactagcggcgaaagtggttggaggttgactaagttaatgtcgggcagttaccttactttcgtcttgccagtattgagctcggacaacatatctatgttataaaaacatcttagtgcttaatagtcaaattatttttatagtacaaaAAGTGTTGTGCTCAGTTCTCATTGGAATAGGATGGGAATATAGATGGAAAATTGATGTTGAGatcaacatttcaaatattctttttcCAAAATAGCATCCTGTAGGTTCATGTTATGAATTACAAGTAAGATAGTATTTAGTTGTCCAAACAAAAATGAACACTAAGgatagaaaaataatgtttaccttTTATAAACCACTTTGACATCCTTCCATTCAAGAAAAGAGCACATCTTTGGCTTGCGGGCCAGGACTGTTGTGATCAGTTCccttgttattttctttttcagcTTATCCGGGTGAGCGACATACCACTTCTGCAGTCTCAGCTTGCCTTGACGGCTGAATAACAGCATAAATTGCATCTGAaatgttaaaacattatttttattgctctaTGCTATTTATTGACCCCCAAATTCGCCTATATCACCTTTACTTGTCTACCAAATAGTAATCATTATTTCTTCTTATATGTAAGTAATAGATTGTCAAAACCTTGACTAATTATTAGTCTACTTCTAGTTATCTCTTACAATTATGTGACGTTGGGAGCGGCCTAATGGTTGCCGTAATAAGCCTGGAATTTCCTTACAATTTGAATGTTATAAGCTATATTTGGTAGAGTAATATTACAATTACGCTTAAAAAGAACTCTACGTTTTATAcggttaaatataatattatatatttccatTTTCCGATAATAGGTTACTCACCATCTTGTAAGATTTGATCAATCTTTTATCAGTCTATACTTTCAAATATggaatgtattaaattttatataacactgTAAACTTCATTACATTTTGTAAATCAAGATTAAaggaaattaacaatttttctaCAGTTCTATTTAGTTGGCGAAACGTCGAACAACGATGACGGACGACGTTTGACAGTTGCAGTGATGTGTCATAAGTTAAATAATGACGTCTTTTATCAATAATCgactaaaacaataatatatacgtAAACTGCTATCTCTAATTGGTTGCTCAGTTGCTTATAATGGATACGAAGCTTTACAGTACAGGTATTTTTGATTGTTTTGACTTGCGTCTGCCTGCTTCTTTCTCTTTAATTATTGTAGTATGTTTCATGCTTtccatatttatgtattatgccagagaattataatttataaggaaCTATTATGCTTTTTGTTGTCTGTTTTGGTTGTCTGTTGTTGACTATAATTCTATGACAGACgccaatttcaaattttaaaggaaattataaagcaataaattatactttaggACTAATAGATCCAGTCCAATTTCATATTAGAAagggatttaaataaatttgaaagatgaaaaaaaataaaaataacacattggTTCCAGTGAACTATTATTGCCCAATATTTGATACGTGTTGCTGCTGTATATCATTGGAGAGAGGTTCCATTCTAATAGCCTTGTACGGAATCATTCCAACAGCTGTGTGTTTATATCTTTCTACCCCTTTGGGAAAGCTTTTTTTTCTTCAGAATGGCTTAGATGAGACTGAAAGCTTAATTGTAGCTAACGTTTATGGACTTCTTGCGATTGCAGTGTTTTCGATTCACGTTGTCTTATTTGTAGCTTGTAAAATTCATTTACAaagactttttgttttatatttatgggcCATGgttttttacataattgttaACTTTGGATTAGCTATAGTGATaaacataataagtattaaatctggaaatattgtttttaatattgtatttttggtacTGGCCTTTTGTTTATACATTACTATCCATTTATTTTTGGATTGTTGTTCAAAGCCTACTGTATCATGAAAAAGGCGAatcaaatgtaattaatattcatttaaccatattataattcttataagATTATTGCAGGATTATGTTTAATCCCAAAAGCAAAAGTTAGTGTTGGTATTTTGCATAGTCGAAAATTGTATTCAGTCAGTTCCATCAAAAGTAAAATAGTAACTGCCTTTTtggcttacaaataaataacagtcATGATGTTAATACCTACCtaatggaaataattaaatgtgcCAATAAAACTTTGATAAGTTAATGGAGTATACATGCTTATGCTTTTCGGTTTCAAGTTCCCAAGAATAAGAAATCCTAAATGCTTTATAAAGAAACTTAGTAAGGTTTCGGTCATTcggctttatttaataaactatctCAATCTTAATCAATATTTCAAtcctgagaataaaccaatcaaagtaagtaatttgtaaacactgattggtccattttcacggTGGATCGAATAAAACGATcagacttatttaaaataagattatgAATGAACCttgaaaagcggcgatagcctagttggttgtggaacggactgccgagacgaatgtccgcatgttcaaatcccaagggcacacacctctgat
This genomic stretch from Manduca sexta isolate Smith_Timp_Sample1 chromosome 21, JHU_Msex_v1.0, whole genome shotgun sequence harbors:
- the LOC115447558 gene encoding AP-1 complex subunit sigma-2 isoform X1, with amino-acid sequence MMQFMLLFSRQGKLRLQKWYVAHPDKLKKKITRELITTVLARKPKMCSFLEWKDVKVVYKRYASLYFCCAMEQEDNELLTLELIHRYVELLDKYFGSVCELDIIFNFEKAYFILDELVLGGELQETSKKNVLKAIAAQDLLQEEETPQGFFEDHGLG
- the LOC115447558 gene encoding AP-1 complex subunit sigma-2 isoform X2, with protein sequence MMQFMLLFSRQGKLRLQKWYVAHPDKLKKKITRELITTVLARKPKMCSFLEWKDVKVVYKRYASLYFCCAMEQEDNELLTLELIHRYVELLDKYFGSVCELDIIFNFEKAYFILDELVLGGELQETSKKNVLKAIAAQDLLQEDETVDAALREVGLL